The following coding sequences are from one Halosolutus amylolyticus window:
- a CDS encoding tyrosine-type recombinase/integrase has translation MATDVGAPDEVTDPIAYFLDDQRYHGKSERTLDAYERVLRRFEGFLRERFDGVERPREAGRRECMAWIHSLRGAFEPSTIATYASYLNRFYDYMTRVGVFDDNPMALVMEEMSESIDTDPTRRDISVPEMRSFVETIAHPLERAVVTTLLKTGMRVGELCNLDLRDLHLSVTALDQDWSPRVELERRSSSLFVSAEPSRGASTNGEQRTASNKRKRDTVVPVDDELRRALVEWLAIRPDPVSPADPLFLDTRDSWGERLTPADVRYVVKKHARDHGWYRTGGGTTENVTPHYFRHFFTTHLRDRTGDRGIVQYLRGDVASDVIDTYTHNWGDRVRETYLEHIYTITGE, from the coding sequence ATGGCGACTGACGTCGGGGCTCCCGACGAGGTGACGGATCCGATCGCGTACTTTCTCGACGACCAGCGCTATCACGGCAAGAGCGAACGGACGCTCGACGCCTACGAGCGCGTTCTCCGTCGGTTCGAGGGATTCCTGCGGGAACGGTTCGATGGCGTCGAGAGACCGCGTGAGGCCGGTAGACGGGAGTGTATGGCCTGGATACACTCCCTGCGGGGGGCGTTCGAACCGAGCACGATCGCGACGTACGCCTCGTATCTCAACCGGTTCTACGACTACATGACGCGCGTCGGCGTCTTCGACGACAACCCGATGGCGCTCGTCATGGAGGAGATGTCCGAATCGATCGATACGGACCCCACGCGGCGGGATATCTCGGTTCCGGAGATGCGATCGTTCGTCGAGACGATCGCCCACCCGCTCGAGCGAGCCGTCGTCACGACCCTGTTGAAGACGGGAATGCGCGTCGGCGAACTCTGTAACCTCGATCTCCGGGATCTGCACCTCTCCGTGACGGCACTCGACCAGGACTGGTCGCCGCGGGTCGAACTCGAACGCCGATCGTCGTCGCTGTTCGTCTCCGCGGAGCCATCACGGGGAGCCAGTACCAACGGCGAGCAGCGGACGGCGTCGAACAAGCGAAAGCGCGATACGGTCGTTCCCGTCGACGACGAGCTTCGGCGGGCGCTGGTCGAGTGGCTCGCGATTCGACCGGATCCGGTCTCGCCCGCGGACCCGCTCTTTCTCGACACGAGGGACTCGTGGGGCGAGCGCCTGACGCCGGCGGACGTCAGATACGTCGTCAAAAAACACGCTCGCGACCACGGGTGGTACCGGACGGGCGGTGGCACCACCGAGAACGTCACGCCCCACTACTTCCGGCACTTCTTCACCACGCACCTCCGCGATCGAACCGGCGATCGGGGGATCGTCCAGTATCTCCGCGGCGACGTCGCGAGCGACGTGATCGATACGTACACCCACAACTGGGGCGATCGGGTCCGTGAGACGTATCTCGAACACATCTACACGATAACTGGCGAATGA
- a CDS encoding DUF5805 domain-containing protein translates to MSDSADTSRTAVKTYVPAYQKAEWQSHADDLGMSQSEFVRTMVQAGRRGFEPDREQPTSPDADPGGNALETRVLELLSADSYSWDELLEAVSDDIESRLDDTLEDLQSDNRIRYSGRHGGYTIVGGDDGD, encoded by the coding sequence ATGAGCGATTCGGCGGATACGTCTAGAACTGCTGTCAAAACGTACGTTCCCGCCTACCAGAAAGCGGAGTGGCAATCCCACGCCGACGACCTCGGCATGAGCCAGAGTGAGTTCGTTCGAACGATGGTCCAGGCCGGCCGACGGGGGTTCGAACCCGATCGCGAGCAACCCACTTCTCCGGACGCTGACCCTGGGGGTAACGCCCTCGAAACACGTGTCCTCGAATTACTCTCGGCTGACAGTTATTCCTGGGACGAACTCCTCGAAGCGGTCAGCGACGATATCGAGTCTCGGCTCGACGACACGCTCGAGGATCTCCAGTCCGACAACCGGATTCGATACAGCGGACGCCACGGCGGCTACACGATCGTCGGAGGTGACGATGGCGACTGA
- a CDS encoding carboxypeptidase regulatory-like domain-containing protein, whose amino-acid sequence MNRQQVGVFLLSTLLVLSSGIAVGVGPGTVAAQEFDESDVEEVNANAIADTNDRIEETNDGLENVEDVELVAEVEAETAAEAEAEAQRLREAATRVHDTMLDRVVDEINEQAQDRVGRDIANHVDTAAEAREEADRIEAEYGHISDGAKEAADSLRRTADRVEAIDDDLNAAANTLAMPDTGTVEGTVTDDDGEPIEGVEIAAIESTGSTTSDEDGTYEIEVGEGDQPIRFSTSGYETVEETVTVEANGTAALDVSMAAEEDDAGGNGGDGGADGDVAGGALGSTVLDVGVLFAGVALVTGLALAVLGVAKRSNEAFVDLLRKTGATIGFMAMVGVAIGAAGYLSVGWVEVTFDQAIAGQLAPLIGLLVVFLVAPVLAIVLGLSEGRRRFSRLRLAGTTASSLIGGLFLVVLAMALISFSSDSEVATRNVIAIAGLVGAISAIGSSVAMVITGRSSLAT is encoded by the coding sequence ATGAACAGACAACAAGTAGGAGTGTTCCTGCTATCGACGCTCCTCGTCCTGTCTTCGGGTATCGCGGTCGGGGTCGGTCCCGGCACCGTTGCCGCCCAGGAGTTCGACGAGAGCGACGTCGAGGAGGTAAACGCGAACGCGATCGCCGACACGAACGATCGCATCGAGGAGACGAACGACGGACTCGAGAACGTCGAGGACGTCGAACTCGTCGCCGAGGTCGAGGCCGAAACTGCGGCCGAAGCCGAAGCGGAAGCCCAGCGGTTGCGCGAAGCGGCGACCCGCGTCCACGACACGATGCTCGATCGGGTCGTCGACGAGATCAACGAACAGGCACAGGATCGCGTCGGTCGAGACATCGCCAACCACGTCGACACGGCGGCGGAAGCACGCGAGGAGGCCGATCGGATCGAAGCGGAGTACGGGCACATCAGCGACGGTGCGAAGGAGGCCGCGGACTCGCTTCGGCGCACGGCCGACCGCGTCGAGGCGATCGACGACGACCTGAACGCGGCGGCGAACACCCTCGCGATGCCCGATACCGGCACCGTCGAGGGGACGGTGACCGACGACGACGGGGAACCGATCGAGGGCGTCGAGATCGCCGCTATCGAGTCCACCGGATCGACGACATCCGACGAGGACGGCACCTACGAGATCGAAGTCGGCGAAGGCGACCAGCCGATCCGGTTCTCCACGAGCGGATACGAGACCGTCGAAGAGACCGTCACGGTCGAAGCGAACGGGACCGCCGCACTCGACGTGTCGATGGCCGCGGAGGAAGACGATGCAGGTGGTAACGGCGGCGATGGCGGGGCCGACGGGGACGTTGCCGGCGGTGCGCTCGGATCGACCGTCCTCGACGTCGGCGTCCTCTTCGCCGGCGTCGCGCTCGTCACCGGACTCGCGCTCGCGGTGCTCGGCGTGGCCAAACGGAGTAACGAGGCGTTCGTCGACCTCCTCCGGAAGACGGGTGCGACGATCGGGTTCATGGCGATGGTCGGCGTCGCCATCGGGGCCGCGGGCTACCTGTCGGTCGGCTGGGTCGAGGTCACCTTCGATCAGGCGATCGCCGGACAGCTCGCCCCGCTGATCGGCCTGCTGGTGGTCTTCCTCGTCGCGCCAGTGCTGGCGATCGTCCTCGGGCTGAGCGAAGGGCGTCGGCGGTTCAGTCGGCTACGACTCGCGGGTACGACCGCGAGTTCGCTCATCGGTGGCCTCTTCCTGGTCGTCCTCGCGATGGCCCTGATTAGCTTCTCGTCGGATTCCGAGGTCGCCACCCGGAACGTGATCGCGATCGCCGGTCTCGTCGGTGCCATCAGCGCGATCGGAAGCAGCGTTGCGATGGTGATCACCGGTCGATCGAGTCTCGCTACGTAA
- a CDS encoding PH domain-containing protein, whose protein sequence is MRKLHPASVAVRSVSRSVSTGFLFFVVGVVASPGSAGPNLLTIGGLVLAGILLGIVYEYAYYERFRYELTADTFDVTSGVFARRDREVPRRRIQNVDVRQPVLGRALGLAVVHVETAGGGQTEVTLQYVGEDEARRLRRQLRNGGGDADVERGLDRDRDADDRDEEELLFAMEPRELAVLSCFTIDPGASLLGGIALSFASGFDPGTLVPFGLLDDLPGTGVFALAWGVLLFLLAAWIVSVLLTVNRYYGFRLTRVDDELYYERGLLQRYSGTIPLDKVQTLTIAESVPFRWFGYSSLAVETAGYAPGQAGARGTESAIPLAGRDRVLALARSIEPFDEYEFERPPRRARERYAVRYLLVVAVVVAAGYLVASSTAVGSYWYALALLVVAVPVGAHLKWSNRGYQFGDRVLLARTGFWRRSTKVVPYYRVQAVVHTQTVFQRRRRLANVTADTASSASFFGRAGTAYDVDADDGLEMQAFIEARLQERLRARDRDRSNDTRFRSVRGEDGDPSPTDSS, encoded by the coding sequence ATGAGAAAACTCCACCCTGCCTCGGTCGCCGTCCGATCGGTGTCGCGGAGCGTCAGCACCGGGTTCCTGTTTTTCGTCGTCGGGGTCGTCGCATCCCCGGGAAGCGCCGGTCCGAATCTCCTGACTATCGGCGGGCTGGTTCTCGCCGGAATCCTGCTCGGGATCGTCTACGAGTACGCCTACTACGAGCGGTTCCGCTACGAACTCACCGCGGACACGTTCGACGTCACGTCCGGCGTGTTCGCCCGGCGCGATCGGGAGGTGCCGCGACGGCGGATCCAGAACGTCGACGTGAGACAGCCCGTCCTCGGCCGGGCGCTCGGGCTGGCCGTCGTTCACGTCGAGACCGCCGGTGGGGGCCAGACGGAGGTCACGCTCCAGTACGTCGGCGAGGACGAGGCTCGCCGCCTCCGACGTCAACTGCGAAACGGTGGCGGGGACGCCGACGTCGAACGCGGACTCGATCGCGACCGAGACGCCGACGACCGGGACGAGGAAGAACTGCTCTTCGCCATGGAGCCGCGGGAACTCGCCGTCCTGAGTTGCTTCACGATCGACCCGGGGGCCAGTCTCCTCGGCGGAATCGCCCTCTCGTTCGCGAGCGGGTTCGATCCGGGAACGTTGGTCCCGTTCGGACTGCTCGATGATCTCCCCGGGACCGGCGTGTTCGCGCTCGCCTGGGGCGTTCTCCTGTTCCTGCTCGCGGCCTGGATCGTGAGCGTACTCCTGACGGTCAACCGGTACTACGGCTTCCGACTCACTCGCGTCGACGACGAACTGTACTACGAGCGCGGCCTGCTCCAGCGCTACAGCGGCACGATTCCCCTGGACAAGGTACAGACGCTGACGATCGCCGAATCCGTTCCGTTCCGGTGGTTCGGCTACAGTTCGCTGGCCGTCGAGACGGCAGGATACGCACCCGGGCAAGCGGGCGCTCGCGGGACGGAATCCGCGATACCCCTCGCCGGTCGTGATCGCGTGCTCGCACTCGCCCGCTCGATCGAACCGTTCGACGAGTACGAGTTCGAACGGCCGCCCCGTCGTGCGAGAGAGCGCTACGCCGTGCGGTATCTCCTGGTCGTTGCCGTCGTCGTCGCCGCCGGCTACCTGGTGGCATCGTCCACGGCTGTGGGTAGCTACTGGTACGCCCTCGCGCTCCTGGTCGTCGCCGTCCCGGTCGGGGCCCACCTGAAGTGGTCGAACCGAGGGTACCAGTTCGGTGATAGGGTACTTCTCGCACGGACGGGGTTCTGGCGGCGATCGACCAAGGTCGTCCCGTACTACCGCGTGCAGGCCGTCGTCCACACGCAGACCGTCTTCCAGCGTCGCCGACGACTCGCGAACGTGACGGCCGACACTGCCAGTTCGGCGTCGTTCTTCGGCCGGGCCGGCACTGCCTACGACGTCGACGCGGACGACGGACTCGAGATGCAGGCGTTCATCGAGGCCCGACTGCAGGAGCGACTTCGTGCACGCGACCGGGACCGCTCGAACGACACCCGGTTCCGGTCGGTGCGTGGAGAAGACGGAGACCCGTCCCCCACGGACTCCTCGTAG
- a CDS encoding PH domain-containing protein, translating to MERLTPRVRVVWLVVAGIRAAIVGALIVGGAIAVSSTGVWASEPDWFVPAAVGLAVVLAAVRVLVAWFRYSVWRFEIQDDGLYIERGVFTRVKTVVPYVRVQHVDSRRSPIERTTGLATMVVYTAGSRSADVAIPGLTPERANGLREELRRLAIESEGEDAV from the coding sequence ATGGAACGACTCACCCCCCGGGTCCGCGTCGTCTGGCTCGTCGTCGCCGGTATTCGGGCCGCGATCGTCGGCGCCCTGATCGTGGGTGGCGCGATCGCGGTTTCGTCGACCGGCGTCTGGGCATCCGAACCCGACTGGTTCGTCCCGGCCGCCGTGGGACTCGCCGTGGTACTCGCCGCTGTGCGGGTTCTCGTCGCGTGGTTTCGCTACAGCGTCTGGCGATTCGAGATACAGGACGACGGGCTCTACATCGAGCGGGGCGTCTTCACGCGCGTCAAGACCGTCGTCCCGTACGTCCGCGTCCAGCACGTCGACTCCCGGCGGTCCCCGATCGAGCGAACGACCGGGCTGGCAACGATGGTCGTCTACACCGCGGGCTCCCGGAGCGCCGACGTGGCGATTCCCGGGCTGACACCGGAGCGCGCGAACGGTCTCCGCGAAGAGCTGCGTCGACTCGCGATCGAGAGCGAGGGCGAAGACGCCGTATGA
- a CDS encoding HVO_2901 family zinc finger protein, protein MHTCRNCNQSFQTELALELHRDTCTKGQLFCQVCGDRFREGDATKDGWHYTCPNEDCDGDGLQDDLFHVEDVRTATH, encoded by the coding sequence ATGCACACTTGTCGCAACTGTAACCAGTCGTTCCAGACGGAGCTCGCCCTCGAGTTACACCGGGATACCTGTACGAAAGGACAACTATTCTGTCAGGTATGTGGTGATCGATTCCGAGAAGGGGATGCCACGAAAGACGGGTGGCACTATACCTGTCCGAACGAGGACTGCGACGGCGACGGACTGCAGGACGACCTCTTTCACGTCGAAGACGTCCGGACGGCGACACACTGA
- a CDS encoding class II fumarate hydratase produces MGDDEFRIEEDSLGEMQVPADAYWGAQTQRAIGNFPISGITFGRRFVRALGVVKKAAAQANRDLGLVEDDVADAIVEAADEVIAGDHDEQFPVDVFQTGSGTSSNMNANEVIANRAAEIMGAEIGDRVVHPNDHVNYGQSSNDVIPTAMHVASLEAIEKDVIPALDTLREALETKEEEFDDVVKTGRTHLQDATPVTLGQEFGGYRTQVEKGLSRVDKVREHLAELALGGTATGTGLNTHEEFPGRAAEYITKETGVQFREADDHFEAQAAHDAMSEAHGALRVVAGSLNKIANDLRLLASGPRNGLGEIEQPENQPGSSIMPGKINPVVAEAVNQVHKQVVGNDAAVSAGAAEGQIDLNLYKPVLAHNFLQSAELISNASQVFADRFVAELEANEEYCRDRVEQSMAMATSLNVHIGYDRASEVAKTALKEGKTVREVVLEKGYLSEEEADEVLDPRKMTERGILGQDD; encoded by the coding sequence ATGGGAGACGACGAGTTCCGTATCGAGGAGGACAGCCTCGGCGAAATGCAGGTCCCGGCCGACGCCTACTGGGGTGCACAGACCCAGCGTGCGATCGGGAACTTCCCCATCTCGGGAATCACCTTCGGGCGGCGGTTCGTCCGCGCGCTCGGCGTGGTCAAGAAGGCCGCCGCGCAGGCCAACCGCGACCTCGGCCTCGTCGAGGACGACGTCGCGGACGCGATCGTCGAGGCCGCCGACGAGGTCATCGCCGGCGATCACGACGAGCAGTTCCCGGTCGACGTCTTCCAGACCGGGTCCGGCACGTCGTCGAACATGAACGCCAACGAGGTCATCGCCAACCGCGCCGCCGAGATCATGGGCGCTGAGATCGGCGATCGGGTCGTCCACCCGAACGACCACGTCAACTACGGCCAGTCGAGCAACGACGTCATCCCGACGGCGATGCACGTGGCCTCCCTCGAGGCGATCGAGAAGGACGTCATTCCCGCGCTCGACACCCTTCGCGAAGCGCTCGAGACGAAAGAGGAGGAGTTCGACGACGTCGTCAAGACCGGCCGCACCCACCTGCAGGACGCGACGCCGGTCACCCTCGGCCAGGAGTTCGGCGGCTACCGCACGCAGGTCGAGAAGGGACTCTCCCGCGTCGACAAGGTCCGCGAACACCTCGCGGAACTCGCCCTCGGCGGAACCGCGACCGGAACGGGACTGAACACCCACGAGGAGTTCCCCGGCCGCGCCGCCGAGTACATCACGAAGGAGACGGGCGTCCAGTTCCGCGAGGCCGACGATCACTTCGAGGCCCAGGCCGCCCACGACGCGATGAGCGAGGCCCACGGCGCGCTCCGCGTGGTCGCGGGGTCGCTGAACAAGATCGCCAACGACCTTCGGCTGCTCGCCTCCGGCCCGCGCAACGGTCTCGGCGAGATCGAACAGCCGGAGAACCAGCCCGGGTCCTCGATCATGCCCGGCAAGATCAACCCCGTCGTAGCCGAGGCCGTCAACCAGGTCCACAAACAGGTCGTCGGCAACGACGCCGCCGTCTCCGCGGGTGCCGCCGAGGGCCAGATCGATCTCAACCTCTACAAGCCCGTCCTCGCGCACAACTTCCTCCAGTCGGCCGAACTCATCTCGAACGCCAGCCAGGTCTTCGCCGATCGCTTCGTCGCGGAACTCGAGGCCAACGAGGAGTACTGCCGTGACCGCGTCGAGCAGTCGATGGCGATGGCTACCTCGCTGAACGTCCACATCGGCTACGACAGGGCCAGCGAGGTCGCAAAGACCGCGCTCAAGGAGGGAAAGACCGTCCGCGAGGTCGTCCTCGAGAAGGGCTACCTCTCCGAGGAGGAGGCCGACGAGGTGCTCGACCCCCGGAAGATGACCGAACGGGGTATCCTCGGTCAGGACGACTGA
- a CDS encoding PH domain-containing protein → MNRLHPLSAVFYALQYAFVWLWIPIALVIGLSSVTDLVSAAWAPFAAPLGLLAGVGYGIAYYYRFEYAVTETTVDVASGVIARRSREIPYRRIQNVDVRQGVVQRLLGLAIVSIETAGGGNSEATLNFVSEAEAERLQREIRRRTAAVKERRRRESGERADTELPTAESDRPTESDAVGEAETATESTAADDIVPEVDSDRTGPIDPGSTAGESDRRGYDGTERAIEEGIESGGERAEPIDRLEPRRKRLFDLESRELLLYSFTSFRPAAIAAVTFAFFLATDTILDLLVTVAQPFGGPQDLATGDAQSYGIFTVISAINGVLVTYLVSVAYTFTTYYDFRLGRAGEDFVYERGLLQRYSGSIPVEKVQSVTITDNPVQRLIGYAGLWVETAGYGPDSDSGSQSAVPLAKQGRVHRFTENLTGVETPTFHSPPTLARRRYLVRFSLVALVVVAIAFGIAQVTPLDRWYLAAIVFVAVPPAAHLRYVHLGYAVGEDHLVIRRGFWRRRTTVIPYYRIQTVNTRRSIFQRRLGLASLVVDTASSRDFFWSTPTIYDVHLADARDVHGTSRDRLQSALRDRARADDVGLEVDFT, encoded by the coding sequence ATGAATCGCCTGCACCCACTCAGCGCGGTTTTCTACGCCCTCCAGTACGCGTTCGTCTGGCTCTGGATCCCGATCGCGCTGGTCATCGGACTGTCGAGCGTCACCGACCTCGTCAGCGCCGCCTGGGCACCGTTCGCCGCGCCGCTCGGTCTCCTGGCCGGCGTCGGCTACGGGATCGCGTACTACTACCGGTTCGAGTACGCGGTCACGGAGACGACCGTCGACGTCGCCTCCGGTGTGATCGCCCGCCGCTCCCGAGAGATCCCCTACCGGCGGATCCAGAACGTCGACGTCCGCCAGGGCGTCGTCCAGCGACTGCTCGGGCTCGCGATCGTCTCGATCGAGACCGCGGGCGGCGGCAACAGCGAGGCGACTCTGAACTTCGTCAGCGAGGCCGAGGCGGAGCGCCTCCAGCGCGAGATCAGGCGACGGACCGCCGCAGTGAAAGAGCGACGACGCCGCGAGTCCGGCGAGCGGGCCGACACCGAACTCCCGACGGCGGAGTCCGATCGGCCGACGGAGTCCGACGCAGTCGGCGAGGCCGAGACGGCAACCGAATCCACCGCCGCCGACGACATCGTCCCCGAGGTCGACTCCGATCGTACAGGGCCGATCGACCCCGGATCGACTGCGGGCGAGTCGGACCGCCGGGGCTACGACGGGACGGAGCGGGCCATCGAGGAGGGGATCGAATCCGGCGGCGAACGGGCCGAACCGATCGATCGCCTCGAGCCCCGCCGAAAGCGGCTGTTCGACCTCGAATCACGCGAACTCCTGCTGTACTCGTTTACCTCGTTCCGGCCCGCTGCCATCGCCGCCGTGACGTTCGCGTTCTTCCTCGCGACGGATACGATCCTCGACCTGCTCGTGACCGTCGCACAGCCGTTCGGCGGCCCGCAAGATCTCGCGACCGGCGACGCCCAGAGCTACGGGATCTTCACGGTCATCTCGGCGATCAACGGGGTCCTCGTCACCTATCTCGTGAGCGTCGCCTACACGTTCACGACCTACTACGACTTCCGGCTCGGCCGCGCCGGCGAGGACTTCGTCTACGAGCGCGGGTTGCTCCAGCGCTACAGCGGCTCGATCCCCGTCGAGAAGGTCCAGTCGGTCACGATCACGGACAACCCCGTCCAGCGACTCATCGGCTACGCCGGGCTCTGGGTCGAGACCGCCGGCTACGGCCCCGACAGCGACAGCGGGAGCCAGTCGGCCGTCCCGCTCGCGAAGCAGGGCCGCGTCCACCGGTTCACCGAGAACCTCACCGGCGTCGAGACGCCGACCTTCCACAGTCCGCCGACGCTCGCCCGGCGACGCTACCTCGTCCGGTTCTCGCTGGTCGCGCTCGTCGTCGTCGCCATCGCGTTCGGGATCGCACAGGTGACCCCGCTCGATCGCTGGTATCTCGCCGCGATCGTCTTCGTCGCGGTCCCGCCCGCGGCCCACCTCCGGTACGTCCACCTCGGCTACGCCGTCGGCGAGGACCACCTCGTGATCCGCCGGGGCTTCTGGCGTCGCCGGACGACCGTGATCCCCTACTACCGCATCCAGACCGTCAACACCCGGCGATCGATCTTCCAGCGCCGGCTGGGGCTGGCGTCGCTGGTCGTCGACACCGCCAGTTCGCGGGACTTCTTCTGGTCGACGCCGACGATCTACGACGTCCATCTCGCGGACGCGCGGGACGTCCACGGAACCAGTCGGGACCGACTCCAGTCGGCCCTGCGCGATCGCGCCCGCGCGGACGACGTCGGACTGGAGGTCGATTTCACCTGA
- a CDS encoding PH domain-containing protein produces MESLHPRIRLLWIAQAAIVAIAVGAVLAAVDRWLTAVPTVALGAIVAIAIVLGIGYAIRRHQVWRFELQSDALYLERGVVTFVETAVPFVRVQHVDTQFGPIERALGLSSVVVYTAGSRNADVTIPGLRPDRARDLQDTLRELAVESEVEDAV; encoded by the coding sequence ATGGAGTCGCTCCACCCCCGCATCAGGTTGCTCTGGATCGCACAGGCGGCGATCGTCGCAATCGCCGTCGGCGCCGTCCTCGCGGCCGTCGACCGGTGGCTCACGGCCGTCCCGACGGTCGCCCTCGGGGCGATCGTCGCGATCGCGATCGTACTCGGCATCGGCTACGCGATCCGGCGCCACCAGGTCTGGCGGTTCGAACTCCAGTCGGACGCCCTCTACCTCGAACGGGGAGTCGTCACGTTCGTCGAGACCGCCGTGCCGTTCGTCCGGGTCCAGCACGTCGACACACAGTTCGGGCCGATCGAGCGGGCGCTCGGACTCTCGAGCGTGGTCGTCTACACCGCAGGGTCGCGAAACGCGGACGTGACGATCCCGGGCTTGCGCCCGGACCGGGCGCGGGATCTGCAGGACACCCTCCGCGAACTCGCCGTCGAGAGCGAGGTCGAAGACGCCGTCTGA
- a CDS encoding BolA family protein yields the protein MKPADVEDVIESNLEDADATVTYARDEHDDDHLAATVVSPTFEGVPLVQQHQQVYDALDDHMTTDIHALELSTYTPEEYEETAAE from the coding sequence ATGAAGCCAGCCGACGTCGAGGACGTCATCGAATCGAACCTCGAAGACGCGGACGCGACCGTCACGTACGCGCGCGACGAGCACGACGACGATCACCTCGCGGCGACGGTCGTCTCGCCGACCTTCGAAGGGGTACCGCTCGTCCAGCAACACCAGCAGGTCTACGACGCCCTGGACGACCACATGACGACCGACATTCATGCCCTCGAACTCTCGACGTACACCCCCGAGGAGTACGAGGAGACGGCGGCGGAGTGA
- a CDS encoding DUF7523 family protein, whose amino-acid sequence MSLAAETRRAVDRRPFLAAALRAGVVNYTAAARYLDVDGDPEAIATALRRYAEELPTYETTGRDVRVRMRSGIGVIGGESDVEDDDTAGDRGLLTVGGVTVGACDGGKTAIVATGGVDAAALAHALQTLSIDDVDPDAAAVGEGTMVIVVDRREGATALRTIEAALDRVPDR is encoded by the coding sequence ATGTCACTGGCAGCCGAGACGCGCCGCGCAGTCGATCGCCGCCCCTTCCTCGCGGCTGCCCTGCGGGCCGGCGTCGTCAACTACACCGCCGCGGCCCGCTATCTGGACGTCGACGGGGACCCGGAGGCGATCGCGACCGCCCTGCGACGGTACGCCGAGGAGTTGCCGACCTACGAGACGACCGGGCGCGACGTCAGGGTCCGGATGCGAAGCGGGATCGGCGTGATCGGCGGCGAGAGCGACGTCGAGGACGACGATACCGCGGGCGATCGGGGACTGCTGACGGTCGGGGGCGTCACCGTCGGCGCGTGCGACGGCGGGAAAACCGCGATCGTCGCGACCGGCGGCGTCGATGCCGCCGCCCTCGCTCACGCGTTGCAGACGCTTTCGATCGACGACGTCGACCCCGACGCGGCCGCAGTCGGCGAGGGAACGATGGTGATCGTCGTCGATCGCCGCGAGGGTGCGACCGCCCTCCGGACGATCGAGGCGGCGCTCGATCGGGTTCCGGACCGGTAG